A portion of the Candidatus Glassbacteria bacterium genome contains these proteins:
- the murA gene encoding UDP-N-acetylglucosamine 1-carboxyvinyltransferase — MDKFRIEQCGPLCGRIETSGAKNSCLPQMAAALLAESPVVLENTPKLMDVRTMSLVLENLGAAVSQTDQGALCLDPADAKGVLAPYELVRRMRASYYVMGPLLARHGRAEVSLPGGCAIGQRPIDLHLRGLAALGAQIVTSGGYVKLSAENGLTGAEIDLAGEHGSSVGATINVMMAAVLARGRTVIESAALEPEVEDVAVMLNAMGASVAGAGGSRIEIEGVRRLNGVTHRVIPDRIEAGTYAVAAAITGGDVVIADCRPDHLTAVIEMLERTGVTVEKGRKTLLVRSNGPLRPFELATSPYPGFPTDMQAQFCALATRCEGTSRIVENIFENRALHVPELARLGADIAVQGRTITINGPCKLTSAPVMASDLRASAALVLAAMTAEG, encoded by the coding sequence ATGGATAAGTTCAGGATCGAGCAGTGCGGGCCGTTATGCGGCCGGATAGAGACCAGCGGGGCCAAGAACAGTTGCCTGCCCCAGATGGCGGCCGCGCTGCTGGCAGAGAGCCCGGTGGTGCTGGAGAATACCCCGAAGCTGATGGACGTGCGCACGATGTCGCTGGTGCTGGAAAATCTCGGCGCAGCTGTTTCCCAAACCGATCAGGGCGCATTGTGTCTTGACCCGGCTGACGCAAAAGGCGTGCTGGCGCCGTACGAACTGGTGCGCAGGATGAGGGCCAGTTATTACGTGATGGGCCCGCTGCTGGCGCGTCACGGACGGGCTGAAGTGTCCTTGCCCGGTGGCTGCGCAATCGGCCAGCGCCCGATAGACCTCCACCTGAGGGGCCTGGCCGCACTGGGTGCGCAAATAGTCACCTCGGGAGGTTATGTCAAGCTGAGTGCTGAAAACGGACTCACCGGTGCCGAAATCGATCTTGCCGGTGAACACGGCTCCAGCGTGGGTGCAACGATCAACGTGATGATGGCCGCCGTGCTGGCGAGGGGCCGCACTGTTATCGAATCGGCGGCGCTGGAACCGGAGGTCGAGGACGTGGCGGTGATGCTCAACGCGATGGGTGCGTCCGTGGCCGGCGCGGGCGGCTCCAGGATTGAGATCGAGGGTGTCAGGCGGCTGAATGGAGTTACCCACAGGGTCATCCCGGACAGGATCGAGGCGGGCACTTATGCTGTTGCGGCGGCGATTACAGGCGGAGACGTCGTGATTGCCGATTGCAGACCGGACCATCTGACCGCGGTGATCGAGATGCTGGAACGCACGGGCGTGACTGTCGAAAAGGGCAGGAAAACCCTGCTGGTCAGGAGCAACGGCCCGCTGAGGCCGTTTGAATTGGCAACCAGCCCCTACCCCGGTTTTCCAACCGACATGCAGGCCCAGTTCTGCGCGCTGGCCACCCGCTGTGAGGGAACCAGCCGGATCGTGGAGAATATTTTCGAGAACAGGGCGCTTCACGTACCTGAACTGGCGCGCCTGGGTGCCGATATCGCGGTTCAGGGCCGGACGATAACAATCAACGGACCCTGCAAACTGACCTCCGCGCCGGTGATGGCCAGCGACCTCCGGGCGTCGGCCGCGCTGGTGCTGGCCGCGATGACAGCCGAGGGC
- a CDS encoding DUF1573 domain-containing protein yields the protein MKVGLANFIVFTALLSGLPAGAEPRLEVDRMDFDFATVYRGDEARHTFTLSNTGTDTLKITKVRSSCGCTVPSVAKRELGPGEQTELTAVFDSGRFQGSVTKNIYVYSNDPASPITKLTIHAYVKQDLMVSPASIYFAGLKEGESVHREIEIRNLSGQAVNIREIASTVSSLEIQLEKPVLEPDEVTLLHLRIPKLSKGMKLTGELTIFNSSHEDELKIRLYGGLIQ from the coding sequence ATGAAAGTCGGATTAGCGAACTTTATTGTATTCACGGCGTTGTTATCCGGGCTGCCGGCCGGGGCTGAACCCCGGCTGGAAGTGGACCGGATGGACTTTGATTTTGCGACAGTTTACCGCGGCGATGAGGCCCGTCATACGTTCACGCTTTCCAATACCGGTACAGATACGCTGAAAATCACCAAGGTGCGCAGCAGCTGCGGCTGCACTGTTCCATCCGTGGCGAAACGTGAACTCGGTCCCGGAGAACAGACCGAACTGACGGCCGTGTTCGATTCGGGCCGTTTCCAGGGTTCCGTGACCAAGAACATTTACGTTTATTCCAACGATCCCGCCAGCCCGATAACCAAGCTCACGATCCATGCCTACGTGAAGCAGGACCTGATGGTCTCCCCCGCCTCGATCTATTTCGCCGGCCTCAAAGAGGGCGAGTCGGTTCATCGCGAGATTGAGATCCGCAACCTGTCCGGCCAGGCGGTGAACATCAGGGAAATCGCCTCAACCGTTTCCAGCCTGGAAATCCAGCTCGAAAAACCGGTTCTCGAACCGGATGAAGTTACCCTGCTGCATCTGCGCATTCCCAAATTGAGCAAGGGCATGAAACTGACCGGAGAATTGACTATCTTCAACAGCAGTCACGAGGATGAGCTGAAGATTCGTCTGTACGGCGGTTTGATACAGTAG
- a CDS encoding flagellar motor protein MotB — MAKKCPECEPGAPAWLTTFSDLMSLLLCFFVLIVSMSSVDPQSFEKASGALQGSLGILSEDPSTMELVHIIVPKVSDVDIGEISTAISELQDFVEQQKQQESITVVITSQGIAIRILTPLLFEQGMAELNPRGMPYLAKIFEIAEGWDNTLRVTGHTDDLPVNNMLYDTNWDLSYARAKSVIDFGINYSGIEPGKFSAVGYGEYRPAYPNDSEENRGKNRRIEIFIEYDVSQDPLT; from the coding sequence ATGGCGAAGAAATGCCCTGAATGCGAACCCGGAGCACCCGCCTGGCTGACCACTTTCAGTGACCTGATGTCCCTGCTGTTGTGCTTCTTTGTATTAATCGTCTCCATGAGCAGCGTGGATCCGCAGTCATTCGAGAAGGCCAGCGGCGCACTGCAGGGATCCCTCGGCATTCTCAGCGAAGACCCTTCGACAATGGAGCTGGTCCACATTATCGTCCCCAAGGTCAGTGATGTGGATATCGGTGAAATATCGACAGCGATATCAGAACTGCAGGACTTCGTGGAGCAGCAGAAACAGCAGGAAAGTATCACGGTGGTTATAACTTCCCAGGGAATCGCGATCAGGATATTGACTCCGTTGCTCTTCGAGCAGGGGATGGCGGAGCTGAACCCCCGCGGAATGCCGTACCTAGCCAAAATATTCGAGATCGCCGAGGGGTGGGACAACACTCTGAGGGTTACCGGGCATACCGATGATCTTCCGGTAAACAACATGCTCTACGACACAAACTGGGACTTGTCCTACGCCAGGGCGAAAAGCGTGATCGACTTCGGGATCAATTATTCAGGTATCGAGCCAGGAAAATTCTCCGCGGTCGGCTACGGCGAGTACCGCCCAGCATACCCGAATGATTCGGAAGAAAACCGTGGCAAAAACCGCAGGATTGAAATATTTATCGAGTACGACGTAAGCCAGGATCCTCTGACCTAG
- a CDS encoding leucine--tRNA ligase, with protein sequence MEKYEFKEIERKWRNVWENEGLHRADFHGEGRKCYCLVMFIYPSADRLHIGHWYNYGPTDTWARFRRMHGDNVFEPIGYDAFGLPAENYAIKHGVHPWDSTGENVRVVREQLKEIGAMYDWERELNTSEPEYYKWTQWIFLQCYRAGLAYRASGQVNWCPSCQTVLANEQVMSDGTCERCESLVTRKEMVQWFLKITEYADRLLKGLDKLDWPEKTKAMQRNWIERSEGGEIKFSFADDTPGAGSLSEQERSFNVFTTRPDTLFGVTYMVMAPEHPLVGRITTPEQQADVERYAEKASHLNEIQRTSTVNEKTGVFTGAYAINPVNGERVPVWIADYVMLSYGTGIIMAVPAHDNRDFEFARQFGLPIREVIAPESGGGGGELSEAYTEPGVMVNSGEFDGQESREGARRVVEKLQAKNLAEFKVNFRIRDWLISRQRYWGVPIPVVYCDKCGEVPVPEDQLPVELPYEVDFKGAARGVSPLATNEEFVNTACPGCGGPARREIDTMDTFVDSSWYFLRYLSPGAEHKPFDRELCDSWLPVHHYVGGAEHATMHLIYARFINMALHDLGHLGFEEPFARLSHQGIITNQGAKMSKSRDNVINPKSYIDKFGADAFRCYLMFMGDYSQGGDWDDTGMQGMFRFLMRVWRLVQHNAQRVDGVKRRVTDSSTIDSLGGTEKKIARVMHNSIKCAGEDLERMHFNTAISRIMELVNELVPYAGEESGNEDVDKEFMAEALDVLVKIFAPFVPHFCEELWREALGKERSVFLSSWPEYDSRVLVSEVVTVVIQINGKLRSQIEVERDQAEQEVTRTARDDPKAAGYIDGKTIRKVIYVPNKLVNFVVG encoded by the coding sequence ATGGAAAAGTACGAGTTCAAGGAGATTGAGCGTAAGTGGCGGAACGTGTGGGAAAACGAGGGCCTGCATCGAGCCGATTTCCACGGCGAGGGCCGCAAATGTTACTGCCTGGTGATGTTTATCTACCCATCGGCGGACCGTCTGCATATCGGCCACTGGTACAACTACGGGCCGACCGACACCTGGGCGCGGTTCCGCCGGATGCACGGCGACAACGTGTTCGAGCCGATCGGTTACGATGCCTTCGGGCTGCCGGCCGAGAACTACGCGATCAAGCACGGAGTCCATCCCTGGGACTCAACTGGCGAAAACGTGCGCGTGGTGCGCGAGCAGCTCAAGGAAATCGGCGCGATGTACGACTGGGAGCGCGAGCTAAACACCAGCGAACCGGAATACTACAAGTGGACCCAGTGGATTTTCCTCCAGTGCTACAGGGCCGGGCTGGCCTACCGGGCCTCCGGGCAGGTTAACTGGTGCCCGAGCTGCCAGACCGTGCTGGCCAACGAGCAGGTGATGAGCGATGGGACCTGCGAGCGCTGCGAGTCACTTGTCACCCGCAAGGAAATGGTCCAGTGGTTCCTGAAGATAACCGAGTACGCCGACAGGCTGCTCAAGGGCCTGGACAAGCTGGACTGGCCGGAAAAGACCAAGGCCATGCAGCGCAACTGGATCGAGCGCAGCGAGGGCGGGGAAATCAAGTTCTCGTTCGCCGACGATACCCCGGGAGCCGGTTCGCTCAGCGAACAGGAACGCTCGTTCAACGTGTTTACCACCCGGCCGGATACGCTGTTCGGGGTAACCTATATGGTGATGGCTCCCGAGCATCCGCTGGTCGGCAGGATCACCACTCCGGAACAGCAGGCGGATGTAGAGCGCTATGCGGAGAAGGCGAGTCACCTCAACGAAATCCAGCGCACCAGCACGGTCAATGAGAAGACCGGCGTGTTCACCGGCGCCTACGCGATCAACCCGGTCAACGGCGAGCGCGTACCGGTCTGGATCGCCGACTATGTGATGCTCTCCTACGGTACGGGCATTATCATGGCGGTCCCGGCCCACGACAACCGTGATTTCGAGTTTGCCAGGCAGTTCGGCCTGCCGATCCGCGAGGTTATCGCTCCCGAAAGCGGCGGCGGCGGGGGAGAGCTGAGCGAAGCCTATACGGAGCCCGGCGTGATGGTCAATTCCGGGGAATTCGACGGACAAGAGTCGCGGGAGGGTGCGCGCAGGGTTGTTGAAAAGCTGCAGGCGAAGAACCTGGCCGAGTTCAAGGTCAATTTCCGTATCCGCGACTGGCTGATCAGCCGCCAGCGCTACTGGGGCGTGCCGATTCCGGTGGTGTACTGCGACAAGTGCGGCGAGGTGCCCGTACCCGAGGACCAGCTGCCGGTGGAACTGCCTTACGAGGTAGATTTCAAGGGTGCGGCCAGGGGTGTAAGCCCGCTGGCCACTAACGAAGAGTTTGTCAACACTGCCTGTCCGGGCTGCGGAGGCCCCGCCAGGCGGGAAATCGACACGATGGACACGTTCGTGGACAGCTCATGGTATTTCCTGCGCTATCTCAGTCCCGGGGCTGAGCATAAACCGTTCGACCGCGAGCTGTGCGACTCGTGGCTGCCGGTTCATCATTACGTGGGAGGCGCGGAACACGCCACCATGCACCTGATCTACGCCCGTTTCATCAACATGGCGCTTCACGATCTCGGCCATCTCGGGTTCGAGGAGCCGTTCGCCCGCCTCAGCCATCAGGGGATTATCACCAACCAGGGCGCCAAGATGAGCAAGAGCCGCGACAACGTGATCAACCCCAAGTCGTATATCGACAAGTTCGGGGCCGATGCGTTCCGCTGTTACCTGATGTTCATGGGCGATTACAGCCAGGGCGGCGACTGGGACGACACCGGCATGCAGGGCATGTTCCGCTTCCTGATGAGAGTCTGGCGGCTGGTGCAGCATAACGCTCAACGTGTGGACGGTGTAAAACGTCGAGTCACCGACAGTTCGACTATCGATAGCCTGGGCGGGACAGAGAAAAAAATCGCCCGGGTAATGCACAATTCGATCAAGTGCGCCGGCGAGGACTTGGAGCGCATGCATTTCAACACCGCGATCAGCCGGATCATGGAACTGGTCAACGAGCTTGTACCGTACGCTGGCGAGGAAAGCGGCAACGAGGATGTCGATAAGGAGTTCATGGCCGAGGCGCTCGATGTGCTGGTGAAAATATTCGCGCCGTTCGTGCCGCATTTCTGCGAGGAACTGTGGCGGGAGGCCCTGGGTAAGGAGCGGAGCGTGTTCCTGAGTTCGTGGCCCGAATACGACAGCCGGGTGCTGGTGAGCGAGGTTGTGACCGTGGTAATCCAGATCAACGGCAAGCTGCGCAGCCAGATTGAAGTTGAGCGCGACCAGGCCGAACAGGAAGTTACCCGGACCGCCCGGGACGATCCGAAAGCCGCGGGGTATATCGACGGTAAGACAATCCGCAAGGTGATTTACGTGCCGAACAAGCTGGTTAATTTCGTGGTGGGGTAA
- the prmC gene encoding peptide chain release factor N(5)-glutamine methyltransferase, whose amino-acid sequence MCRQSQHADRLLKKLIEVLKLAENYLEQHGIESARLNAERLLADVLGIGRLELYLQFDRPLAEDELELFRERIRRRSSGEPLQYIIGRTGFRGLTLSVGPGVLIPRPETEQLAGLVLDRLDTLAVTDAGAIKVLDLCAGSGALALALAAERNDLCCVLTELSGTAAAWAGRNIKEQGGSLRSPVFLLRCDLFTAIRADRSFDVVVSNPPYVSTGEMAGLPPEVRNHEPSLALAAGAEGLDMIARIIGEANGYLRPGGLLILETGETQHSAVEELFAGQARGSYSVPEFRTDLAGKPRFVIASRM is encoded by the coding sequence ATCTGCCGCCAATCTCAGCATGCGGACCGGCTTTTGAAGAAACTGATCGAGGTGCTCAAGCTGGCGGAAAACTACCTGGAACAGCACGGTATCGAGTCCGCCAGGCTGAACGCAGAAAGGCTGCTGGCCGATGTGCTGGGAATCGGCCGCCTGGAGCTGTACCTCCAGTTCGACCGTCCCCTGGCGGAGGATGAGCTGGAGCTGTTCCGGGAGCGGATACGGCGACGTTCCTCGGGCGAGCCCCTGCAGTATATCATCGGCCGCACCGGTTTCCGCGGTCTCACGCTTAGTGTCGGGCCGGGTGTGCTGATCCCGCGTCCCGAAACAGAGCAGCTTGCCGGGCTGGTGCTCGACAGGCTTGACACTCTGGCCGTTACAGATGCCGGCGCAATCAAGGTACTCGACCTGTGCGCGGGCAGTGGCGCGCTGGCGCTGGCGCTGGCAGCGGAGCGGAATGACCTCTGCTGCGTTCTGACCGAGCTTTCGGGGACAGCGGCGGCGTGGGCCGGGCGGAATATCAAGGAACAGGGCGGCAGCCTGCGAAGCCCGGTGTTTCTGCTGCGCTGCGATCTGTTTACCGCGATCCGGGCTGACCGCTCGTTCGATGTCGTGGTGTCCAATCCACCCTATGTATCCACGGGAGAAATGGCCGGTTTGCCGCCCGAGGTAAGAAACCACGAACCTTCGCTGGCCCTGGCCGCCGGTGCTGAAGGACTGGACATGATTGCAAGGATAATCGGCGAGGCCAACGGATACCTTCGACCTGGCGGCCTGCTGATTCTGGAAACCGGAGAAACCCAGCACTCAGCAGTCGAAGAGTTGTTTGCCGGGCAAGCTCGCGGTAGCTATTCTGTACCTGAGTTCCGCACCGACCTGGCCGGTAAGCCCAGGTTCGTGATCGCCAGCAGAATGTAA